The following coding sequences are from one Thunnus maccoyii chromosome 17, fThuMac1.1, whole genome shotgun sequence window:
- the LOC121882149 gene encoding uncharacterized protein LOC121882149 has protein sequence MALLELILILVLQFEGISGVIHFYHRPGDDVILPCDDVSSSDRVCSTVNWLYSRDPSQTFDLVQNGNIVKNSARAARMSLDTNCSLVINNITAEDAGLYTCRLSSKSDSHVHLSIMTIFPSPPDADAKSDGKVTLECSLLRYSGLRPCLWNSICWVNETGTVLLGEGVGYEFIGQTNCVSVLTVKRQSGHNRRYTCQVVDKRNNVQIEAHYTPVFTGGISDDQSQKSSTGPSLYIITGAVVGVVVVVVVIIAVFIKFRKRHTVTEGSSGISG, from the exons ATGGCTCTACTGGAATTAATTCTTATTTTGGTGCTTCAGTTTGAAG GCATCAGTGGAGTCATCCATTTCTACCACAGACCTGGAGATGATGTCATTCTGCCCTGTGACGATGTTTCATCCTCTGACAGAGTTTGTTCCACAGTTAACTGGCTTTACAGCAGAGATCCGTCTCAGACATTTGATCTGGTTCAGAATGGAAATATAGTGAAGAACTCAGCCCGAGCTGCCAGGATGAGTCTGGACACCAACTGCTCTCTGGTCATCAACAACATTACTGCAGAGGATGCTGGTTTATACACCTGTCGACTGAGTTCTAAATCGGACAGTCATGTGCATTTAAGTATTATGACAA tctttccaTCTCCACCAGATGCTGATGCAAAGTCAGACGGTAAAGTCACATTAGAGTGTTCTCTGCTGAGATACAGCGGCCTTCGTCCTTGTCTATGGAACAGCATCTGCTGGGTGAATGAAACAGGCACTGTGCTGCTTGGTGAAGGTGTCGGATACGAGTTTATCGGACAGACaaactgtgtttctgttctGACTGTGAAGCGTCAGAGTGGCCACAACAGGAGATACACCTGCCAGGTGGTTGATAAAAGGAATAATGTCCAGATAGAGGCTCACTACACACCTGTCTTCACAGGTGGGATAAGTGATGATCAGTCACAAAAGTCCAGTACAG GTCCCTCTCTTTACATCATCACTGGTGCAGTGGtcggggtggtggtggtggtggtcgtCATCATTGCTGTCTTCATCAAATtcagaaagagacacacagtgacagaag
- the LOC121882146 gene encoding uncharacterized protein LOC121882146 produces MTPLELILILVLQFEGISGVIHFYYKPGDDAILSCDGVSSSDRVCSRVNWLYNRDLSQTFDLVQNGNVVKNSQARAARMSLDTNCSLVINITAEDAGYYTCRLSSKLDSAVLLSIITILPSPPDADPKTDGNVTLECSLLRFRSLGCRPNSIRWVNETGTVLLGEGVGYEFMGQTNCVSVLTVKRQSGHNRRYTCQVVERNKVQIEAHYTPDFTEGTSDDEPDKSNTDWSPLDYAMLTLRIAGLLLITVIVVLLIKGRGNKTPPDENNVHDDGDEVNYENVEATSAAT; encoded by the exons GCATCAGTGGAGTCATCCATTTCTACTACAAACCTGGAGACGATGCCATTCTGTCCTGTGATGGTGTTTCATCCTCTGACAGAGTTTGTTCCAGAGTTAACTGGCTTTACAACAGAGATCTGTCTCAGACATTTGATCTGGTCCAGAATGGAAATGTTGTTAAGAACTCACAAGCCCGAGCTGCCAGGATGAGTCTGGACACTAACTGCTCTCTGGTCATCAACATCACTGCTGAGGATGCTGGTTACTACACCTGTCGACTGAGTTCTAAACTGGACAGTGCTGTGCTTCTAAGTATTATCACAA TCTTGCCATCTCCACCAGATGCTGATCCAAAGACAGACGGAAATGTCACATTAGAGTGTTCTCTGCTGAGATTCAGAAGCCTTGGTTGTCGACCGAACAGCATCCGCTGGGTGAATGAAACAGGCACTGTGCTGCTTGGTGAAGGTGTCGGATACGAGTTCATGGGACAGACaaactgtgtttctgttctGACTGTGAAGCGTCAGAGTGGCCACAACAGGAGATACACCTGCCAGGTGGTCGAGAGGAATAAAGTCCAGATAGAGGCTCACTACACACCTGACTTCACAGAAGGGACAAGTGATGATGAGCCAGACAAGTCCAATACAG ATTGGTCTCCTCTGGATTACGCCATGTTGACTCTGCGTATTGCAGGACTTCTCCTGATTACTGTAATTGTTGTTCTTCTCATCAAAGGCAGAG ggAACAAAACACCACCTGATGAAAACAAT GTGCATGACGATGGCGATGAAGtcaattatgaaaatgtagAAGCAACTTCTGCTGCTACCTGA